TTTCTATTCCGAGCAGACAGATCTCATAAATTCTGTAATCTCCGGCATTCCAAAAGAGAAGCAAACACAGATTTATTTTGAAAGCTGGGATGACTACAAGAGTGTTGCAAACGGCTCGGGATACAATGAAAAAATAAACCTTGCAGGCGGAGTAAGCATATTTGAAGATGCAACACCTGAATATCCGGTTGTAAATCCTGAAGAAATTCTCATTAAAAATCCGGATGTTGTTGTAAAGTTAATAGGGTCAGGAAAACTTGCTTTTGGCGGATATGAGGATTCAGATACTGCAAAAGTAAAAGAAGTCTATCAGGCCATGACATCCCGCACCGGCTGGCAGAATCTTGACGCTGTAAAAGAAAACCGTGTTCATATTCTCAGTAATGACATTTTTGGAGGACCTGAATACATACTTGGGACTCTTTACCTTTCAAAATGGCTGTACCCTGATGAATTCAAAAATATTGAACCTGAAGAAATTCACCAGAGATACATATCACAGTTTCAAAACCTTGACTTTGATGTAAAAAAAGACGGTATTTTTGCTTATCCATTATAATAACAATAATTTTTGCTTTTAAATGAGGCGACAGATGACACTTGATTCAAAAAAATTTCATGCACAGTGCAGGAAAATAAAGGCAAAAAACAGGACATTCTTCATAGGCTTAACCCTTCTTTTAATTCTTTTAACCGGCATCGGAGTAACTCTCGGCTCAGCAGAAATTTCAATTCTGCAGTCCTATCAGGCGCTTTTTTCCGGACTTTCAGAAAGAGTCTGTGTATTTTTCTTCGGCGCTGAACAGGGTTCACAGTCAATGACGGAGATTGTCATCTGGGATATCAGACTTCACCGGGTGTTGTTTGCAATCGCCGCCGGATTCGGGCTTGCAATTGCAGGAACAGTTATGCAAGGGATATTGAGAAACCCGCTTGCAAGTCCTTTTACACTTGGAATTTCCTCAGCCGCATCCTGTGGTGCATCGGTTGCGATAATACTTTTTGGAGGATTTGCACTCCTTTCAGGCAGTATTACAACTATGATTCTTGCATTTTTATTTGCAATGCTTGCGGCATTTGGAATTTACTTAATGGCACGCCACAAGGGGCTTTCGTCATCGGCGATGATTTTGGCAGGAATTGCCCTGATGTATCTTTTTTCTGCTGTGACCTCACTTTTACAGTATTTCGGGTCCGCTGATCAGGCAGCAGCGGTTGTCTACTGGATGTTTGGATCGCTTGACAACACAACATGGTTAAACCTCGGAATAGTCTTTCTTGTTCTTCTAATAATAGTCCCGTATCTTCTCCTGAAGGCATGGGATTTAAACGCACTTTCTGAAGGATCTGAAGTTGCAAAATCAATAGGTGTCCCGGTTGAGCGTGAAATGACAATTTTCATGTTTATTGCATCACTGATAACTGCTGTTATAATCTCATTTACCGGAACTATCGGTTTTATAGGGCTTGTTGCACCGCATATTGCAAGAATGGTTACAGGAAGCGACAATCGGATATTAATTCCGGCATCAGGATTTATGGGCGCTGCAATCCTTCTTGGTGCTGACTGTTTAAGCAGAACAATAATATATCCTTCTGTAATTCCGGTTGGAATCATGACTGCTTTCCTTGGTGTTCCGTTCTTTTTGTATTTATTCCTAAGAAGAGGTGATACGGGATGGTAGCAGTAAAAGTTAGCGGTCTTTCCTATGCTTACCGGCAAAAGGACGTTTTTTCAGATGTTTCTTTTGAAGCAGAGGAAGGAAAAGTGCTGGGGCTTGTCGGCCCGAACGGATGTGGGAAGACCACACTTATCAAGTGCATTGACGGGATTTTAGATCCAAAGGGAACGGTTGAAATCTTTGGCACTGACTCAAAATCTCTTGACAGAACAGAGATTGCAAAAAAAATTGCATATGTTCCGCAGAGTGTTCCGGACGGACTTTCATCCTATGTATATGAAACTGTTCTGATGGGAAGACGGCCGTATCTTAACTGGAATGTAAAGCCTGAAGATGAAGAGAAGGTCTTTTCGGCAATGAAACTTTTAGGAGTTGAGGATTTTGCATTCAGAAAGACAAACGAACTTTCAGGCGGCGAACGCCAGCGTGTTATGATTGCAAGGGCGGTTGTGCAGGAAACTCCTGTAATTCTCATGGATGAGCCGACAAGCAGTCTTGACATAAGGCACCAGATGGAAGTCATGGAGAACATGCGTCTTTTGGCAAAAGAGAAGAACACTGCCGTTATTGTCTCACTGCATGATCTAAATCTTGCCGCAGGTTACTGCGATACGATGGTTATGTTAAAGAAAGGAAAAATTCACAGCTGCGGACCGCCCGTCGAGGTTTTAAACAGCGAAACGATTAGAAGCGTTTACGAGGTTGATGCTTCAATAAACCGGGAAAATGAAAGACCATATATAATACCTTTAAGACCGGCAGAAAATTCAGCGGAGACACAAAATGGTTAAAATATCAGTAATATCATGGGGAAGCGAAATCTCAGTAATCAGGCATGCGGCAAAAAAATTGGGTTTTGAGCTTTCAGACTGGAATGTATACGATTTAAAAGAGAATGAAAGTTTAGTATCCGGATGTATAAACTCATTTTCTGACTCGGATTTTGTTCTAATCCACCCGTCACATGACTCATACTGGGATGAGATAATAGACGGATTTCCAAAGGAGATGCCTGTTGTATCATACGGTTTTTCAGATATGTTTTGGTCGGCATCAACCGTTCCTTTATCAGTTGTATCAGCCGTAAGCGCCTATTTCCTTTATGGCGGTCTTGAAAATATCTGCAATATGCTTGCATTCTGTGCATCAAAAATCCTTGGCCTTGATTACCACTATTTAGAACCATCCGTTACACGATGGGAGGGAATCTATCACCCTGATATTCCTTTTGTCCTTGACAGCCCCGGGCAGTATTTCGATTACCGGGGAGTCATATCAGAATATAATGTCGGAATTTTATTCCCGCGAACGCAGTGGATATGCGGGGACTTAAAGGCAATAGATGCGTTTGTAAGGAGAATTGAAAAGTTTGCAAACACTGTATGCGTCTTCTGCTTTTCAAACGGCGATGAAGAATTGGGAGCATTGTCAAGTGAGGAATGCCTTAAAAAATACATGCCGGATAATCTGGATGCATTAATTGACCTTCGGTCATTTGTCCAGAGCAAAGACCGTGAATCATTAATAAAACACTTAAAAAAGCTTGATGTGCCTGTTTTCCATCCTCTTACAATGTATCACAGCTCAATTGACGACTGGAAAGCGTCTGAATTTGGAATGACAGGCTCTGAAACCGGATGGACAGTAGCTCTTCCTGAGTTTCAGGGCTTAACAGAGATGATACCATTTTCTTTTGCTGAAAAGGAGTCTGTATCCGGCGTTGAAACAAGCCTGCACGTTCCGCATGAAGAAAGAATGAACAAAATTGCTGAGAGAATAAAGAGATGGATTCTACTTTCAAAAAAGAAAAATTCAGAGAGAAAAATAGTCTTTATTCTTCATAATAAACCCTGTGCATCTGTTGAGGGAACAGTGGGTTCAGGTGCCAACCTTGACACTCTTGAGAGCGTCTCTGAAATTTTAAAAGCCATGAAAGAGAGGGGCTACAATGTAAACCCACCTGAATCAGGAGAAGCTCTCATAAATGAAATAATGTCTAAAAAAGCTGTATCGGAGTTTAGGTGGACATCAGTTGAGGAAATTGTACAAAAAGGAGGAGCACTTACTCTCATAAAAGCAGATGACTACAAAGAGTGGTTTTCAACACTTCCGGAAAAGGTAAAGATTCAGGTTTCGGGATGTTGGGGAAAACCTCCTGGAGAGGAGATTGACGGTGTACCGCCGGCAATGCTCTATAAAGGGGACATTGTCGTAACAGGCATTTCTTTTGGAAACGCACTTGTCTGTGTCCAGCCAAAAAGAGGATGCTCTGGTGCAAGATGCGACGGGAAAGCCTGCAAAATCCTTCATGATGCAAAAACACCTCCTACTCACCAGTACCTTGCAACATACCATTACTTTGACGAAACTTATGGCGCCGATGCGATAGTGCATGTTGGAACCCATGGAAACCTTGAATTCCTGCCCGGAAAAGGCGTTGGACTTTCAGATTCCTGCTATCCTGATATAGCCATTGGAAGCATGCCGCATCTTTACATATACAACTCTGACAATCCGCCTGAAGGAACGACTGCAAAGAGGCGTTCATATGCAACACTTATCGATCACATGCAGACTGTTATGGCAACATCGGAGCTTTACGGGAATTTAAAGGAACTTGAAGAGCAGATTGCCGAATACAAACGGGCAGTTTCAACCGACAAAGCACGTGCACATGCACTTACTCATACTATTGAAGAGTTACTGGAGGAGACCGGCATTTCTTATTCTATAAACCTAAAAGGTCTGAAGTATATTGAGGCAGGATTTGATGAGATTATTGAGGCCGCCCATAAGGTCGTAACACAAACATATGAAACAAAAATTCCAAAGGGAATGCATATCTTCGGAAGAAAACCGGAAGGTGAAGACAGGGCCGATATGATATACTCGGTTCTTTGTTATGAGGGGATTTTGAATGATTTTACATCTGAAATTTCAGGAAATACTTCACCTGAATCTGATATCGAAAAGTTAAGGGAAGAAGAAATCCTTTCAAAAGAAATAATCCTGGCAATAGTAAACAAAACAGACCCCTATGAAACAATCAAATCCGCAATCGGAAAAGAATTTACATCTGAACAGAAAAAACACGCCGATGAGATATTTGGAATAATTAACTCAATAAATGAAAGAATAGAAGATTCTGATGAAATTAAAAGTTTTCTCCATGGCTTTGACGGTAAATACGTCGAACCAGGGCCATCCGGCCTTATTACACGTGGAAATCCTGAGATAATGCCTACCGGAAGAAATTTTTATTCGCTAGACCCCAACAAAGTTCCAACAAAGGCGGCATGGAGAATTGGAAACAGGCTTGCAGATGAAGTTTTAGGTAAATATCTGGAAGAGAATGGGAAATATCCGGAAAACATTGCTTTTTACTGGGTATCAACAGACATCATGTGGGGAGATGGTGAGGTATTCTCCCAGATGCTCAAATTAATTGGTGTTGAACCTGTATGGAAGTCCGGAAAGGTGAAGTCATTCCGGGTAATTCCCGCTGATGAACTTGGAAGGCCAAGAATAGATATTACTGTTAAGATCGGCGGAATCATGCGTGATAATTTTTACAACTGCATTGAATTTTTAGATGAAGCTGTAAAGGCTGTATCAGAACTTGATGAGCCCCCTGAGATAAATTTCCTAAGGAAACATTTCCTGCAAACCGGAAACAGCGAAAGAATATTTGGAAACCGTCCGGGAACTTATGGAAACGGTGTGAATCTTGCAGTTTATGCATCGGCGTGGAAAGATGAGGCTGATATCGCCGATGTTTTTTTGGAATGGAACAGTTATTCATACGGAAAAGGAAAGGAGAATTTTGGAGTTTCCGCAAAGGAAAAAATGACTGCGCAGCTAAAATCAGTAAGCCTGACGTTTAATGTCGCTATGACAGATGAATATG
The genomic region above belongs to Methanomicrobium antiquum and contains:
- a CDS encoding ABC transporter ATP-binding protein translates to MVAVKVSGLSYAYRQKDVFSDVSFEAEEGKVLGLVGPNGCGKTTLIKCIDGILDPKGTVEIFGTDSKSLDRTEIAKKIAYVPQSVPDGLSSYVYETVLMGRRPYLNWNVKPEDEEKVFSAMKLLGVEDFAFRKTNELSGGERQRVMIARAVVQETPVILMDEPTSSLDIRHQMEVMENMRLLAKEKNTAVIVSLHDLNLAAGYCDTMVMLKKGKIHSCGPPVEVLNSETIRSVYEVDASINRENERPYIIPLRPAENSAETQNG
- a CDS encoding FecCD family ABC transporter permease translates to MTLDSKKFHAQCRKIKAKNRTFFIGLTLLLILLTGIGVTLGSAEISILQSYQALFSGLSERVCVFFFGAEQGSQSMTEIVIWDIRLHRVLFAIAAGFGLAIAGTVMQGILRNPLASPFTLGISSAASCGASVAIILFGGFALLSGSITTMILAFLFAMLAAFGIYLMARHKGLSSSAMILAGIALMYLFSAVTSLLQYFGSADQAAAVVYWMFGSLDNTTWLNLGIVFLVLLIIVPYLLLKAWDLNALSEGSEVAKSIGVPVEREMTIFMFIASLITAVIISFTGTIGFIGLVAPHIARMVTGSDNRILIPASGFMGAAILLGADCLSRTIIYPSVIPVGIMTAFLGVPFFLYLFLRRGDTGW
- the cobN gene encoding cobaltochelatase subunit CobN; this translates as MVKISVISWGSEISVIRHAAKKLGFELSDWNVYDLKENESLVSGCINSFSDSDFVLIHPSHDSYWDEIIDGFPKEMPVVSYGFSDMFWSASTVPLSVVSAVSAYFLYGGLENICNMLAFCASKILGLDYHYLEPSVTRWEGIYHPDIPFVLDSPGQYFDYRGVISEYNVGILFPRTQWICGDLKAIDAFVRRIEKFANTVCVFCFSNGDEELGALSSEECLKKYMPDNLDALIDLRSFVQSKDRESLIKHLKKLDVPVFHPLTMYHSSIDDWKASEFGMTGSETGWTVALPEFQGLTEMIPFSFAEKESVSGVETSLHVPHEERMNKIAERIKRWILLSKKKNSERKIVFILHNKPCASVEGTVGSGANLDTLESVSEILKAMKERGYNVNPPESGEALINEIMSKKAVSEFRWTSVEEIVQKGGALTLIKADDYKEWFSTLPEKVKIQVSGCWGKPPGEEIDGVPPAMLYKGDIVVTGISFGNALVCVQPKRGCSGARCDGKACKILHDAKTPPTHQYLATYHYFDETYGADAIVHVGTHGNLEFLPGKGVGLSDSCYPDIAIGSMPHLYIYNSDNPPEGTTAKRRSYATLIDHMQTVMATSELYGNLKELEEQIAEYKRAVSTDKARAHALTHTIEELLEETGISYSINLKGLKYIEAGFDEIIEAAHKVVTQTYETKIPKGMHIFGRKPEGEDRADMIYSVLCYEGILNDFTSEISGNTSPESDIEKLREEEILSKEIILAIVNKTDPYETIKSAIGKEFTSEQKKHADEIFGIINSINERIEDSDEIKSFLHGFDGKYVEPGPSGLITRGNPEIMPTGRNFYSLDPNKVPTKAAWRIGNRLADEVLGKYLEENGKYPENIAFYWVSTDIMWGDGEVFSQMLKLIGVEPVWKSGKVKSFRVIPADELGRPRIDITVKIGGIMRDNFYNCIEFLDEAVKAVSELDEPPEINFLRKHFLQTGNSERIFGNRPGTYGNGVNLAVYASAWKDEADIADVFLEWNSYSYGKGKENFGVSAKEKMTAQLKSVSLTFNVAMTDEYDLLGCCCYFGAHGGLTIAARTVSQNEIPVYYGDTRSRDTVEVRTIADEIRRVVRTKLLNPKWIDGMKKHGYKGAEDISKRITHVYGWEATTGEVDDSIFDSIAETFVLNEENRKFFSEKNPWALEEIGRRLLEANARELWEADPDLIEKLKEAYMDIEGDMEDRRGESQGDIQGGSIDVFTLKEIAANRHNRA